One Sphaeramia orbicularis chromosome 21, fSphaOr1.1, whole genome shotgun sequence DNA window includes the following coding sequences:
- the LOC115413040 gene encoding gamma-crystallin M3-like, with product MTMGKIIFYEDRNFQGRSYECMSDCSDMSSYLSRCHSCRVESGCFMVYDRTNYMGNQYFVRRGEYADYQRMGMSDCIRSCRMIPMHRGQFRMRIYERENFGGMMHELMDDCDNMMDRYRMSDCMSCHVMDGHWLMYEQAHYRGRMMYMRPGEYRSFRDMGYSGMRWMSMRRIMDSCY from the exons ATGACCATGGGCAAG ATCATCTTCTACGAGGACAGGAACTTCCAGGGTCGCTCCTATGAGTGCATGAGCGACTGCTCTGACATGTCCTCCTACCTGAGCAGGTGCCACTCCTGCAGGGTGGAAAGCGGCTGCTTCATGGTCTACGACCGCACTAACTACATGGGAAATCAGTACTTTGTCAGGAGGGGCGAGTACGCTGACTACCAGCGTATGGGTATGAGTGACTGTATCAGGTCCTGCCGTATGATCCCCATG CACAGAGGTCAGTTCAGGATGAGGATCTACGAGAGGGAGAACTTCGGTGGTATGATGCATGAGCTGATGGACGACTGCGACAACATGATGGACCGTTACCGCATGTCTGACTGCATGTCCTGCCACGTCATGGACGGCCACTGGCTGATGTACGAGCAGGCCCACTACAGAGGCAGGATGATGTACATGAGGCCTGGAGAGTACAGGAGCTTCAGGGACATGGGCTACAGCGGCATGAGGTGGATGAGCATGAGGCGTATCATGGATTCCTGTTATTAG